In Hippoglossus hippoglossus isolate fHipHip1 chromosome 24, fHipHip1.pri, whole genome shotgun sequence, a single genomic region encodes these proteins:
- the gtf2a1 gene encoding transcription initiation factor IIA subunit 1 codes for MASSANSNPVPKLYKSVIEDVINEVRELFLDEGVDEQVLLELKTLWENKLLQSKAVEGFHTEEQAALQAAQLQLQQQQQQQQQQQQHHQVQHVQQVQHVQHVTQTAQTQQVILPPQQQQAPQQQVIVQDPKILQHMSATGMSAAATAATLALPTGVTPYQQLITSQGQILQVVRAPNGAQYLIQQPQQQILLQQQMQPGGVQAPVIQQVLAPLQGGMPQQTGVIIQPQQIVLASNKVQGNTQVMQATPMVQQPGQAAVQVQQVQGAAAPQAQPQQQAQQQAQAQPQAQPPMMLQVDGAGDTSSEEDEDEEEEYDEDEEEEKEKDGGEDGQVEEEPLNSEDDVSDEEDQELFDTENVVVCQYDKIHRSKNKWKFHLKDGIMNLNGKDYVFSKAIGDAEW; via the exons ATGGCGAGCTCGGCTAACTCGAACCCAGTG CCTAAATTATACAAGTCTGTGATTGAGGATGTGATCAACGAGGTGCGAGAGCTGTTCCTGGACGAGGGAGTGGACGAGCAAGTTCTTCTGGAGCTGAAAACG CTATGGGAGAACAAACTGTTGCAGTCCAAGGCAGTGGAGGGCTTCCATACCGAGGAGCAGGCCGCCTTACAGGCCgcgcagctgcagctgcagcagcagcagcagcaacagcagcagcaacagcagcatcatcagGTTCAGCACGTCCAACAGGTGCAGCACGTCCAGCATGTGACGCAGACTGCACAGACCCAGCAAGTCATCCTGCCgccccagcagcagcaag CTCCCCAGCAGCAAGTCATTGTTCAGGATCCCAAGATTCTGCAGCATATGAGTGCAACAGGGATG AGTGCAGCAGCTACCGCAGCAACGCTTGCTTTGCCTACAGGGGTCACTCCATACCAACAGCTCATCACCAGCCAAG GTCAGATCCTGCAGGTTGTCCGTGCTCCCAATGGGGCTCAGTACCTCATCCAGCAACCCCAGCAGCAGATcctactgcagcagcagatgcagccTGGTGGTGTGCAGGCACCGGTCATACAACAG GTCCTGGCTCCTCTGCAGGGAGGAATGCCCCAGCAAACAGGAGTCATCATCCAGCCTCAGCAGATTGTGTTGGCTTCAAACAAAGTCCAAGGCAACACACAG GTGATGCAGGCAACACCTATGGTACAGCAGCCCGGTCAGGCAGCAGTTCAGGTTCAGCAGGTCCAGGGTGCAGCTGCACCACAGGCCCAACCCCAGCAGCAGGCCCAGCAGCAGGCCCAGGCTCAGCCCCAGGCACAGCCTCCCATGATGCTGCAGGTGGACGGAGCCGGAGACACCTCatcagaggaggatgaagacgaggaggaggagtatgatgaagatgaagaggaggagaaggaaaaggatggaggagaggacggACAGGTTGAGGAG gaGCCACTGAACAGTGAGGATGATGTCAGTGATGAGGAGGACCAGGAATTGTTTGATACAGAGAATGTAGTTGTGTGCCAATATGACAAG ATTCACAGAAGTAAGAACAAATGGAAATTCCACCTGAAGGACGGGATCATGAATCTGAACGGGAAAGACTATGTCTTCTCCAAAGCCATTGGGGATGCTGAATGGTGA